In the genome of Pseudoglutamicibacter cumminsii, one region contains:
- a CDS encoding peptidoglycan DD-metalloendopeptidase family protein, producing the protein MVHEATSFSGRGDVAANAGAQRGGVRGKLAAVVSAGVVAGLTLTLGIFPANADKLDDRKDRIEKQIAGTEKDLESVNAMLEKNGAKLRKFQDKLPAAEAAVREAEAAESAARSEAEQLQGRLVAAEQSRAEMVQAQDETKALTAEQRKLTGQLAARAYQSGGFEGSDLALLMRGSDLNSWASSVEVSSRLARAQNRELNQLLGRGAEQRNATARLSAVEDEISGLKQQADAALARQTQAREAADAAKADLDQLLDETEKAQAELEDAKSKARQQLEEQKAEQAKVNQEIKERQERLKREAEERARKAREAAAKAQREAEAAERRRAKNAAALRAKAQAAQKKATTATNNTKRSKTVSKGTWGLVVPATSGPITSGYGWRPTPAGTIDYGGMGGYVHAGIDWGSRCGAPIIAAADGRVMHAGWKGMSGIVVSIDHNFVNGHALTTNYHHMTRTAVRVGQKVKRGQVIGYVGTTGNSTGCHLHFETVVNGKHRNPAGLLW; encoded by the coding sequence GTGGTACATGAAGCTACTTCGTTCTCTGGTCGCGGTGACGTGGCCGCGAATGCTGGTGCGCAGCGTGGTGGTGTGCGTGGAAAGCTTGCGGCAGTTGTATCTGCGGGTGTAGTCGCTGGTTTGACGTTGACTCTGGGTATTTTCCCGGCCAACGCTGACAAGCTTGATGACCGCAAGGACCGCATCGAGAAGCAGATCGCAGGCACCGAGAAGGACCTCGAGAGTGTGAACGCGATGCTGGAGAAGAACGGAGCGAAGCTTCGTAAGTTCCAGGACAAGCTTCCAGCGGCAGAGGCTGCTGTACGGGAGGCGGAGGCTGCTGAGTCGGCTGCTCGTTCGGAGGCTGAACAGCTTCAGGGGCGTTTGGTTGCTGCGGAGCAGTCGCGCGCAGAGATGGTTCAGGCGCAGGACGAGACAAAGGCTTTGACGGCTGAGCAGCGTAAGCTCACGGGTCAGCTTGCTGCGCGTGCGTACCAGTCTGGTGGTTTCGAGGGTTCGGATCTTGCGTTATTGATGCGCGGCTCTGATTTGAATTCGTGGGCCAGCTCGGTTGAAGTTTCCTCCCGATTGGCGCGTGCGCAGAACCGTGAGCTGAACCAGTTGTTGGGTCGTGGTGCGGAGCAGCGTAACGCGACGGCTCGTTTGAGTGCTGTTGAGGACGAAATCAGCGGTTTGAAGCAGCAGGCTGATGCTGCGTTGGCGCGTCAGACTCAGGCTCGCGAGGCCGCCGATGCGGCGAAGGCTGATCTGGATCAGTTGCTGGATGAGACCGAGAAGGCACAGGCTGAGCTTGAGGACGCGAAGTCTAAGGCGCGTCAGCAGCTCGAAGAGCAGAAGGCTGAGCAGGCGAAGGTCAATCAGGAGATCAAGGAACGCCAGGAGCGCTTGAAGCGTGAGGCTGAGGAGCGCGCTCGGAAGGCGCGTGAGGCAGCAGCTAAGGCTCAGCGTGAGGCTGAAGCTGCCGAGCGTCGTCGCGCTAAGAATGCCGCGGCGTTGCGCGCTAAGGCCCAGGCAGCGCAGAAGAAGGCTACGACCGCAACGAACAACACGAAGCGGTCGAAGACGGTTTCGAAGGGAACGTGGGGCCTTGTTGTTCCGGCGACGTCTGGTCCCATCACCTCGGGTTACGGCTGGCGTCCAACGCCTGCGGGCACGATTGACTACGGGGGCATGGGCGGCTATGTCCACGCTGGTATCGACTGGGGTTCCCGCTGTGGCGCCCCTATTATCGCTGCGGCTGACGGCCGTGTGATGCATGCCGGCTGGAAGGGCATGAGCGGCATCGTCGTATCTATTGACCACAACTTCGTCAACGGGCATGCGTTGACGACGAACTATCACCACATGACCCGCACGGCGGTACGTGTGGGCCAGAAGGTCAAGCGCGGCCAGGTCATTGGGTACGTCGGCACCACGGGCAACTCGACGGGCTGCCACTTGCACTTTGAAACGGTCGTCAACGGTAAGCACCGCAACCCTGCGGGTCTGCTCTGGTAG
- the ftsX gene encoding permease-like cell division protein FtsX → MRLSFVLGEIFSGLRRNVTMIVSVVLVTLVSLTFVGSAVLLQSQVSKMKGYWYDKVQVAVYLCNSSSDSRNCAVDGDGNVASVTDAQRESIEAALTSPDMKPYVDEFYFESQEEALKHFKEQYDGTALAENVTADQLPSSYRIKLTDPEKYEVINERFSTVPGVDSVADQRQILERVFSLMNGASIVAIVIAIVMIVTAVLLIATTIRLSAFTRRRETGIMRLVGASKTLIQLPFVLEGMIAAAFGGLLASGVLWAVVQFVIQDRLAVANPTIAFIDASVMLWLGPLLVLLGVVLAGLSSLITLRRYLKV, encoded by the coding sequence GTGAGGTTGTCTTTCGTTCTCGGTGAGATTTTCTCTGGTCTTCGTCGTAATGTGACGATGATCGTCTCGGTCGTCTTGGTGACCCTCGTGTCTTTGACCTTCGTGGGTTCTGCGGTTTTGTTGCAGTCCCAGGTTTCGAAGATGAAGGGTTACTGGTACGACAAGGTTCAGGTCGCTGTTTACCTGTGTAACTCGTCGTCGGATTCCCGTAACTGTGCGGTGGATGGCGATGGCAATGTCGCGTCGGTCACGGATGCTCAACGGGAGAGCATTGAGGCGGCGTTGACGTCGCCTGATATGAAGCCGTACGTTGATGAGTTTTATTTCGAGTCTCAGGAAGAGGCTCTGAAGCACTTCAAGGAGCAGTACGACGGTACGGCGCTGGCTGAGAACGTTACTGCGGATCAGCTTCCGAGCTCGTACCGGATCAAGCTGACTGACCCTGAAAAGTATGAGGTCATCAACGAGCGGTTCTCGACGGTGCCTGGCGTGGATTCGGTTGCGGATCAGCGGCAGATTTTGGAGCGCGTTTTCTCTTTGATGAATGGCGCGTCGATCGTGGCTATTGTGATTGCGATCGTGATGATCGTGACTGCGGTGCTGTTGATCGCCACGACGATTCGACTTTCGGCGTTTACACGGCGCCGCGAGACGGGCATTATGCGCCTCGTGGGTGCTTCGAAGACACTGATTCAGTTGCCGTTCGTGCTTGAGGGCATGATCGCGGCCGCGTTCGGTGGTCTGCTGGCCTCAGGTGTGTTGTGGGCGGTCGTTCAGTTTGTGATTCAGGACCGTTTGGCTGTGGCTAACCCTACGATCGCGTTTATTGATGCGTCGGTCATGCTGTGGCTGGGTCCACTCTTGGTCCTGTTGGGTGTTGTTCTGGCGGGTCTCAGCTCGCTCATAACCTTGCGCCGGTACTTAAAGGTTTAG
- the ftsE gene encoding cell division ATP-binding protein FtsE → MIRFDHVTKVYDAPDNPALRDVDLEIDRGDFAFLVGASGSGKSTFIRLVMREERATRGSVHVAGVNVDRLPQWKVPKLRRNIGVVFQDFRLLPNKTVFQNVAFAMQVIGRSRGMIRQTVPEVLKMVGLEGKANRLPHELSGGEQQRVAIARAVVNRPAILLADEPTGNLDPETSRGIVDILDKINQNGTTIVMATHDDEIVNQMRRRVIELSNGEVIRDEHGGVYHAKGDDAPKISAQASQAFAPFDSEEDEL, encoded by the coding sequence ATGATTCGTTTTGACCATGTGACTAAGGTCTACGACGCACCTGACAATCCTGCGTTGCGTGATGTCGATCTGGAGATCGACCGCGGTGATTTCGCGTTTTTGGTGGGTGCTTCGGGTTCCGGTAAATCCACGTTTATTCGTTTGGTGATGCGTGAAGAGCGCGCTACTCGCGGTTCTGTTCACGTCGCCGGTGTCAATGTTGATCGTCTTCCGCAGTGGAAGGTCCCTAAGTTGCGCCGCAATATTGGTGTGGTGTTTCAGGACTTCCGTCTGTTGCCGAATAAGACGGTGTTCCAGAATGTCGCGTTCGCGATGCAGGTGATTGGCCGTTCGCGCGGCATGATCCGCCAGACGGTGCCTGAGGTTCTGAAGATGGTGGGCCTCGAGGGTAAAGCGAACCGTTTGCCGCATGAGCTTTCTGGTGGTGAGCAGCAGCGCGTTGCGATTGCGCGAGCGGTTGTGAATCGTCCGGCGATCCTTTTGGCTGATGAGCCGACGGGTAACCTCGATCCGGAAACCAGCCGCGGCATCGTGGATATTTTGGACAAGATTAACCAGAACGGCACAACCATTGTGATGGCTACTCACGACGATGAGATCGTGAACCAGATGCGTCGCCGTGTGATCGAGCTGTCGAACGGCGAAGTGATCCGTGACGAGCACGGTGGTGTCTACCACGCTAAGGGCGATGATGCGCCGAAGATCTCTGCGCAGGCTTCGCAGGCGTTCGCGCCGTTTGATTCTGAGGAGGACGAGCTGTGA
- the dxs gene encoding 1-deoxy-D-xylulose-5-phosphate synthase: MPHLNSITSPEDLRALDQEELIDVAEQIRQFLITHVAKTGGHLGPNLGVVELTMALHRVFDSPHDTLVFDTGHQSYVHKILTGRQEFDRLRQKGGLAGYPSREESEHDVVESSHASSSLSWVDGISRARVLAGEDDRWTVGVIGDGALTGGMAWEALNNIAGDEHRKAIIVVNDNGRSYAPTVGGLAKTMDGVTSQVRKKIDQVRVSRKYVQTMRFMKEKLKHGNAFQRGTYKSLHAIKESFKDYWAAQPMFADLGLKYIGPVDGHSVQDLEDAFKAAKAFNGPVLVHALTQKGRGYAPAREDEADQFHTVGVIDPETGLPVKKTDSQSFTDVFGSELLALARERDDIVAITAAMLQPVGLGAMQQEFPDRVIDVGIAEQHAIASAAGLAYGGAHPVVALYSTFMNRAYDQLLMDVALHRAGVTITLDRSGVTGPDGASHHGVWDMALVQSIPGLRLAAPRDASSLREQLREAVAVQDAPSVVRFAKGAVGEELTPVRRTEDGVDVLVEPADGQRDVLLVGIGALAPMAVEVAQRLRFHGVGATVVDPRWVLPFARSISDMAAEHRLVVTLEDGIRAGGVGSRYRQEMRALGVDTGLNEVGVPDEFLAHGTRAEILADAGITVDAVVNQVLESMRGERVPRAREAGATDGADAADTVAAATEARG, translated from the coding sequence GTGCCACACCTCAACAGCATCACCTCGCCTGAAGATCTGCGGGCTTTGGATCAGGAAGAGCTGATTGATGTCGCGGAACAGATTCGGCAGTTCCTCATCACGCACGTCGCAAAGACGGGCGGGCATTTGGGCCCTAACCTCGGCGTCGTTGAACTCACGATGGCGCTGCATCGGGTCTTCGATTCGCCGCATGACACCCTCGTGTTTGATACGGGGCACCAGAGCTATGTTCACAAGATTCTGACGGGGCGGCAGGAATTCGATCGGTTGCGTCAAAAGGGTGGCTTGGCTGGTTATCCTTCGCGTGAAGAATCTGAGCACGATGTCGTGGAGTCTTCACACGCATCGAGCTCATTGTCGTGGGTCGATGGGATCTCCCGTGCCCGCGTACTAGCGGGGGAAGATGACCGTTGGACCGTGGGTGTGATCGGTGACGGCGCGCTAACCGGCGGTATGGCGTGGGAAGCCCTCAACAACATCGCGGGCGATGAACACCGCAAGGCGATCATCGTGGTCAACGACAACGGCCGCTCGTATGCGCCTACCGTGGGTGGGCTCGCGAAGACGATGGACGGCGTGACATCGCAGGTGCGTAAGAAGATCGACCAAGTGCGTGTGTCGCGCAAGTATGTGCAGACGATGCGCTTCATGAAAGAGAAACTCAAGCACGGCAACGCGTTCCAGCGCGGCACGTATAAGTCTTTGCACGCTATCAAGGAGTCTTTCAAGGATTACTGGGCTGCGCAGCCGATGTTCGCCGATTTGGGTCTGAAGTACATCGGCCCGGTTGACGGGCACTCGGTTCAGGACCTTGAGGATGCGTTCAAGGCTGCGAAGGCATTCAACGGCCCGGTTTTGGTGCACGCTTTGACGCAGAAGGGTCGAGGTTACGCTCCGGCGCGCGAGGATGAGGCGGACCAGTTCCATACGGTGGGTGTGATTGATCCGGAGACGGGCCTGCCGGTTAAGAAAACGGATTCGCAGAGCTTCACGGATGTGTTTGGTTCTGAGCTGCTCGCGTTGGCGCGCGAGCGTGATGACATCGTGGCGATCACCGCGGCGATGCTTCAGCCGGTTGGCTTGGGTGCGATGCAGCAGGAATTCCCTGACCGTGTGATCGATGTTGGAATCGCGGAGCAGCATGCGATCGCTAGTGCCGCGGGGCTTGCGTATGGTGGTGCGCATCCTGTGGTTGCGTTGTATTCGACGTTCATGAACCGGGCGTATGACCAGTTGCTGATGGATGTCGCACTGCATAGGGCTGGTGTGACGATCACGCTGGATCGTTCGGGTGTCACGGGCCCTGATGGGGCGAGCCACCACGGCGTGTGGGATATGGCGTTGGTTCAGTCGATCCCTGGCCTGCGGCTTGCGGCTCCGCGGGATGCGTCGAGTCTGCGTGAGCAGTTGCGTGAAGCGGTTGCGGTGCAGGATGCGCCGAGCGTGGTGCGTTTCGCTAAGGGCGCGGTGGGTGAAGAGCTCACGCCTGTGCGTCGTACCGAGGACGGCGTCGATGTTTTGGTCGAGCCTGCGGACGGCCAGCGCGATGTGCTGTTGGTTGGTATCGGTGCTTTGGCTCCGATGGCGGTTGAGGTTGCGCAGCGCCTCCGGTTCCATGGGGTTGGTGCGACTGTGGTTGATCCGCGGTGGGTGCTTCCGTTTGCTCGTAGCATCTCGGATATGGCGGCTGAGCATCGTCTGGTGGTCACGCTCGAGGACGGCATCCGCGCTGGTGGCGTGGGCTCGCGTTACCGGCAGGAGATGCGTGCTCTGGGTGTCGATACGGGCCTGAACGAGGTCGGTGTTCCCGACGAGTTCTTGGCTCATGGCACCCGTGCCGAGATCCTTGCGGATGCTGGAATCACGGTGGACGCGGTTGTGAACCAGGTTCTGGAGTCGATGCGGGGCGAGCGCGTGCCGCGTGCCCGCGAGGCCGGTGCTACAGATGGCGCCGATGCTGCAGACACCGTTGCGGCAGCTACTGAGGCCCGCGGGTGA
- the smpB gene encoding SsrA-binding protein SmpB, translating to MANKKKTKDQRNHVVATNRKARHDYEILDTYEAGMVLTGTEVKSLREGKASLAEGFCTFYRGELWAEMLYIPEYLNGSWTNHAARRRRKLLLHRKELVKLERRVDEAGFTIVPLSLYFKEGRAKLEIALARGKKEWDKRHALKEKQDNREALRALRARNRRAGVV from the coding sequence ATGGCCAATAAGAAGAAGACTAAAGATCAACGTAATCACGTGGTCGCGACCAACCGTAAGGCGCGGCATGATTACGAGATCCTGGATACCTATGAAGCCGGGATGGTTTTGACGGGTACTGAGGTTAAGTCTTTGCGCGAGGGGAAAGCGTCTCTCGCGGAGGGTTTCTGCACCTTTTACCGGGGTGAGTTGTGGGCAGAGATGCTCTACATCCCGGAGTACCTGAACGGTTCGTGGACCAACCACGCCGCACGTCGCCGCCGCAAGCTTTTGTTGCACCGTAAGGAGCTTGTGAAGCTTGAGCGCCGCGTCGATGAGGCTGGGTTCACGATCGTGCCGTTGAGCCTGTATTTCAAGGAGGGTCGCGCCAAGCTTGAGATCGCGTTGGCTCGCGGTAAGAAGGAGTGGGATAAGCGCCACGCCTTAAAGGAGAAGCAGGACAACCGTGAGGCGTTGCGTGCATTGCGTGCACGGAACCGCCGTGCGGGCGTGGTGTAG
- a CDS encoding DUF402 domain-containing protein: MKAGIPEGLARNPEDVVVGEPIVTRAWKFDGSPHWVTYGLCVGQDADGVWVYQPQGIFVSRPGVAFFAREDAVVLVPRVGEWVATFYPGGHRRGLKLYIDVSTGIGWRRLGDGGWEMNSIDMDLDVIDRSTTGVYLDDEDEFAEHQVSMGYPQELIAAMSREASELLERVGQKLAPFDGRVEERFAQGRAMVEAEGK; the protein is encoded by the coding sequence GTGAAGGCTGGGATCCCGGAAGGGCTAGCGCGCAACCCTGAAGATGTGGTTGTCGGCGAGCCGATCGTGACGCGGGCGTGGAAGTTCGATGGTTCCCCGCACTGGGTCACGTACGGACTGTGCGTGGGCCAGGATGCCGATGGGGTGTGGGTTTACCAGCCTCAAGGGATCTTCGTGTCGCGTCCAGGGGTCGCGTTTTTCGCGCGCGAGGACGCGGTAGTTTTGGTTCCGCGCGTGGGCGAGTGGGTCGCGACGTTTTACCCGGGCGGGCATCGACGTGGTTTGAAGCTGTATATCGATGTTTCCACCGGCATCGGGTGGCGTCGCCTTGGCGACGGCGGCTGGGAGATGAACTCCATTGATATGGATTTGGATGTCATCGACCGCTCCACGACTGGCGTGTATCTTGATGATGAAGATGAGTTCGCCGAGCATCAGGTGAGCATGGGATATCCGCAAGAGTTGATCGCGGCGATGTCGCGTGAGGCTTCTGAACTTCTTGAGCGGGTGGGGCAGAAGCTGGCTCCGTTCGATGGGCGTGTTGAGGAACGGTTCGCGCAAGGGCGGGCCATGGTCGAGGCTGAAGGAAAGTAG
- a CDS encoding TRAM domain-containing protein, producing MTQTDNVLTPVELELQLTGIAHGGESVGRAEDGRVVFARYGIPGERVTVRVDDPAPDARMWRGDVIAVREASPHRVPHVWDSADPLKHGQEVPGGADFGHIELTHQRELKTRIVAEQLARIGGIDVNETDYRGVLPPLTDTDGGLGWRTRMAYAIDEQGRIAMRQARSHTLIPTPRMPLQHHRLEALRLGEVDLAGLEKIELAVSNTDEPPLLLAVPTVTGTGEATRAARGAIKRLSQHVEGLTRNDGPANDAPAASIAILNQISGAASDGLGRVERVTGRTWLTQTASSYRYRVTGEGFWQIHSSAPETLMHDVMTYAEVQPSQRWLDLYAGAGLFTAALADAVGESGEVISIEGAPGTHRDAKRNLKDAPQARIVQDRVERALAQLVHKPRSARNRNQRDAAIDGIVLDPPRAGAGKVAINRIVSLAPNRIVYVACDPAAFARDARQLVGSGYQLTSLTGRDLYPHTHHIETIALFTPKPQNKP from the coding sequence GTGACTCAAACTGACAACGTGCTGACACCCGTGGAGCTTGAGCTGCAGCTAACCGGGATCGCCCACGGCGGTGAATCTGTTGGCAGGGCCGAGGACGGCCGCGTCGTGTTTGCCCGCTACGGCATCCCAGGGGAGCGGGTCACGGTGCGTGTGGATGATCCCGCGCCGGATGCGCGGATGTGGCGAGGCGACGTCATCGCAGTCCGCGAAGCATCTCCACATCGCGTTCCGCATGTGTGGGACAGCGCAGATCCACTGAAACACGGTCAGGAAGTGCCGGGTGGAGCGGACTTCGGGCACATCGAGCTGACCCACCAACGAGAACTGAAGACCCGCATCGTAGCGGAACAGCTAGCCCGCATCGGCGGCATCGACGTCAACGAAACCGACTATCGCGGCGTCCTGCCACCGCTGACGGACACCGACGGTGGGCTCGGCTGGCGAACCCGCATGGCGTACGCGATCGATGAACAGGGCCGGATCGCGATGCGTCAGGCCCGCAGCCACACACTCATCCCAACCCCACGCATGCCGCTGCAACATCACCGGCTTGAAGCACTACGGCTCGGTGAGGTTGATTTGGCAGGCCTCGAGAAGATCGAACTCGCGGTCTCTAACACCGACGAGCCGCCGCTGCTCCTCGCGGTCCCGACCGTGACCGGAACCGGAGAAGCGACGCGTGCGGCACGCGGAGCAATCAAACGGCTCAGCCAACATGTCGAAGGCCTCACCCGCAATGATGGTCCGGCCAACGATGCGCCAGCCGCCTCGATCGCGATCCTTAACCAAATTAGCGGGGCGGCCAGCGACGGCCTCGGCCGCGTCGAACGCGTCACCGGGCGAACATGGCTGACACAAACCGCTAGCAGCTATCGCTATCGGGTTACAGGCGAAGGCTTCTGGCAGATCCACAGTTCAGCGCCAGAAACCCTCATGCACGACGTCATGACCTACGCCGAGGTCCAGCCCAGCCAACGCTGGCTCGACCTCTACGCAGGCGCCGGACTGTTCACGGCGGCGCTCGCCGACGCCGTGGGGGAGAGCGGCGAAGTCATCTCGATCGAAGGGGCGCCGGGAACCCACCGCGACGCAAAACGCAACCTTAAAGACGCGCCGCAAGCCCGTATCGTGCAAGACCGAGTCGAGCGTGCGCTCGCACAACTGGTCCACAAACCACGCAGTGCACGAAACCGAAACCAACGCGACGCCGCCATCGACGGCATCGTGCTCGACCCACCCCGCGCAGGAGCAGGGAAGGTAGCAATCAACCGCATCGTGAGCCTCGCACCGAACCGCATCGTCTACGTTGCATGCGACCCCGCCGCGTTCGCCCGCGACGCCCGCCAACTCGTGGGTAGCGGCTACCAACTCACATCACTCACCGGGCGCGATCTCTACCCCCACACCCACCACATCGAAACCATCGCGCTCTTCACGCCAAAGCCACAAAACAAGCCGTAA
- the acnA gene encoding aconitate hydratase AcnA codes for MTTVDSFGAKDVLNVKGTEYEIFRLDAVKGSERLPFSLKVLLENLLRTEDGANITKEHIEALGNWDPKAQPNTEIQFTPARVIMQDFTGVPCIVDLATMREAIQDLGGDAKRVNPLAPAELVIDHSVQIDKFGTEAALERNMEIEYERNGERYQFLRWGQTAFDDFKVVPPGTGIVHQVNIEYLARTVMTREVDGVLRAYPDTCVGTDSHTTMVNGLGVLGWGVGGIEAEAAMLGQPVSMLIPRVVGFKLSGEIPAGATATDVVLTITEMLRQHGVVGKFVEFYGKGVSAVPLANRATIGNMSPEFGSTAAMFPIDEVTLDYLRLTGRPQENIDLVEAYAKEQGLWHDPENEAEYSEYLELDLSTVVPSIAGPKRPQDRIELTSAKDQFRKDIENYSDGRDQAGKGRPSAAVDVKMDDGREFTLDHGFVSIASITSCTNTSNPSVMLAAALLARNAVEKGLTSKPWVKTSVAPGSKVVTNYYEKSGLIPYLEKLGFFVVGYGCTTCIGNSGPLEPEISKAVQDNDLTAVSVLSGNRNFEGRINPDVKMNYLASPPLVIAYALAGTMDFDFENEALGQDKDGNDVFLKDIWPNPTEVEKVISESIDSDMFKSDYASVFDGDERWKSLDTPEGNTFEWDADSTYVRKPPYFEGMGEKPEPVEDIDGARVLLKLGDSVTTDHISPAGSFKSDTPAGKYLLENGVERKDFNSYGSRRGNHEVMIRGTFANIRLRNQLLDNVEGGFTRDFTQAEGPQSTVYDAAMNYKEQGTPLVVLAGAEYGSGSSRDWAAKGTALLGVKAVIAVSYERIHRSNLIGMGVLPLQFPEGESADSLGLTGTETFKIEGINELNNGSRPKTVKVTATGEDGKETTFDAVVRIDTPGEADYYRNGGILQYVLRNIAANK; via the coding sequence ATGACAACCGTGGACAGCTTCGGCGCTAAGGACGTACTCAACGTCAAGGGCACCGAATATGAAATTTTTCGCCTGGACGCCGTAAAGGGCTCCGAGCGTCTTCCATTTAGCCTCAAGGTGCTGCTCGAGAACCTGCTGCGCACCGAAGACGGCGCCAACATCACCAAGGAGCACATCGAGGCCCTTGGCAACTGGGATCCAAAGGCACAGCCAAACACCGAGATCCAGTTCACCCCAGCCCGCGTCATCATGCAGGACTTCACCGGTGTCCCTTGCATCGTCGACCTGGCAACCATGCGTGAAGCCATCCAGGACCTGGGTGGCGACGCCAAGCGAGTCAACCCTCTCGCGCCAGCTGAGCTGGTCATCGACCACTCGGTTCAGATCGACAAGTTCGGTACCGAAGCCGCGCTCGAGCGCAACATGGAGATCGAGTACGAGCGCAACGGCGAGCGCTACCAGTTCCTCCGCTGGGGCCAGACCGCATTCGACGACTTCAAGGTCGTTCCTCCAGGCACCGGTATTGTCCACCAGGTCAACATCGAATACTTGGCACGCACCGTCATGACCCGCGAGGTCGACGGCGTTCTGCGCGCATACCCAGACACCTGTGTCGGTACCGACTCCCACACCACCATGGTCAACGGCCTCGGTGTTCTCGGTTGGGGCGTTGGCGGTATCGAGGCTGAGGCAGCGATGCTCGGCCAGCCAGTGTCGATGCTCATCCCACGCGTTGTTGGCTTCAAGCTCTCGGGCGAGATCCCAGCTGGCGCAACCGCAACCGACGTCGTGTTGACCATCACCGAGATGCTGCGTCAGCACGGCGTTGTCGGTAAGTTCGTTGAGTTCTACGGCAAGGGCGTATCCGCTGTTCCACTCGCGAACCGCGCAACCATCGGTAACATGTCGCCAGAGTTCGGTTCGACTGCGGCAATGTTCCCGATCGACGAGGTCACCCTCGACTACCTGCGCCTGACCGGCCGCCCACAGGAGAACATCGACCTGGTTGAGGCATACGCCAAGGAACAGGGCCTGTGGCACGACCCAGAGAACGAAGCCGAGTACTCCGAGTACCTCGAGCTCGACCTCTCGACCGTTGTCCCATCCATCGCTGGCCCGAAGCGTCCACAGGACCGCATCGAACTCACGAGCGCCAAGGACCAGTTCCGCAAGGACATCGAGAACTACTCCGACGGCCGCGACCAGGCAGGCAAGGGCCGCCCATCCGCTGCAGTCGACGTCAAGATGGACGACGGCCGCGAGTTCACCCTCGACCACGGCTTCGTTTCGATCGCATCGATCACGTCCTGCACCAACACCTCCAACCCATCCGTGATGCTCGCGGCAGCACTGCTGGCACGCAACGCGGTTGAAAAGGGCCTGACCTCCAAGCCGTGGGTCAAGACCTCCGTGGCTCCGGGTTCCAAGGTTGTCACCAACTACTACGAGAAGTCCGGCCTCATCCCATACCTCGAGAAGCTCGGCTTCTTCGTGGTCGGCTACGGCTGCACGACCTGCATCGGTAACTCCGGCCCACTCGAGCCAGAGATCTCCAAGGCAGTTCAGGACAACGACCTCACCGCAGTTTCGGTTCTCTCCGGTAACCGTAACTTCGAAGGCCGCATCAACCCCGATGTGAAGATGAACTACCTGGCGTCGCCTCCACTCGTGATCGCTTACGCGCTGGCAGGCACCATGGACTTCGACTTCGAGAACGAAGCCCTGGGCCAGGACAAGGACGGCAACGACGTCTTCCTCAAGGACATCTGGCCAAACCCAACCGAGGTTGAGAAGGTCATCTCCGAGTCGATCGACTCTGACATGTTCAAGAGCGACTACGCATCCGTCTTCGACGGCGACGAGCGCTGGAAGTCCCTCGACACCCCAGAAGGCAACACCTTCGAGTGGGATGCAGACTCCACCTACGTGCGTAAGCCTCCTTACTTCGAAGGCATGGGCGAGAAGCCGGAGCCAGTCGAGGACATCGACGGCGCTCGCGTTCTGCTCAAGCTGGGCGACTCGGTCACGACCGACCACATCTCCCCAGCAGGCTCCTTCAAGTCCGACACCCCAGCAGGTAAGTACCTGCTCGAGAACGGTGTTGAGCGTAAGGACTTCAACTCCTACGGTTCCCGCCGTGGTAACCACGAGGTGATGATTCGCGGTACCTTCGCGAACATCCGCCTCCGCAACCAGCTGCTGGACAACGTCGAGGGTGGCTTCACCCGCGACTTCACCCAGGCTGAGGGTCCACAGTCCACCGTTTACGACGCAGCTATGAACTACAAGGAGCAGGGCACCCCGCTCGTTGTACTGGCAGGCGCCGAATACGGCTCGGGTTCTTCCCGTGACTGGGCTGCGAAGGGTACCGCGCTGCTGGGCGTCAAGGCAGTTATCGCTGTCTCCTACGAGCGCATTCACCGTTCCAACCTGATCGGTATGGGCGTTCTGCCGCTCCAGTTCCCAGAAGGCGAGTCGGCAGACTCGCTGGGCTTGACCGGCACTGAGACCTTCAAGATTGAGGGCATCAACGAGCTCAACAACGGCTCGAGGCCAAAGACCGTGAAGGTTACCGCTACCGGCGAAGACGGTAAGGAAACCACCTTCGATGCAGTGGTGCGCATCGATACCCCAGGTGAAGCTGACTACTACCGTAACGGCGGTATCCTGCAGTACGTTCTGCGCAACATCGCCGCTAACAAGTAA